The Campylobacter concisus DNA window ATGGTAAAGGCCGATATCTATCACGCATTAAGTGATAATTTTACAAACATTATGCTGCTTGGCTCAGTTGGACTTTGTGTATTTTTGTGCGTGGCATTTGACTGGGCGAGCCTGCAAACGGCACTAAGCATTAGCTTAACGATACTATTTTTAAGAGGCTCATTTATGAGCATGGTTGGCTCCATACCAGCCGCACTTAGCGCAAAAGTGAGTTTAGAAAAGATCATGAGCTTAAATCTCAATAAATTTAAGGAAGGCTTTAAATTTGACGATAGCCTAAGCGATAATTGGCAAAACATAAAACTAAAAGATATAAATTTCAACTACACTCACGGCAAATTTAGCCTAAAAGACGTAAATTTAGAGATCAAACGCGGTGAGATAACATTTATCATCGGTAAAAATGGCAGTGGTAAAAGTACGCTTATAAATTTACTTTGCGGGCTAATACGCCCAAGTAGTGGCGAAATTTACCTTGATAGCACAAAGATAGATGAAGGAAATTTACAAAGTTATCAGGCAAAGATTAGCGCTATTTTTGCTGATTTTTATCTATTTTCGCAAACGCTCTCTCATAATGGCTTTGCTAGCCAAAACGAAATAGACGAGCTTTTAGCCTTGCTTGAGATCGACAAAAAAGTAAGTGTCATAGATAATAAGCTTAGTACCACACAACTCTCAACCGGCCAGCGAAAGCGCCTAAGTCTTTTAATAGCTATTTTAGAGCATCGCTCTATCCTTATCCTAGATGAATGGGCAGCCGATCAAGATCCGCTCTTTAAGCGAAAATTTTATAAAGAAATTTTGCCATTTTTACAAAGTAAAGGCATCAGCATAATTGCTGTTAGCCACGATGATAGCTATTTTGATATAGCAACTAGGATCATTTTGGTAAAAGATGGCTTTGTGCGTGAGCTAGATGAGAGCGAGCGAATAAGTGCTGCAAAGGATGCAGTCGAGAAGATAAAATAGGAGTAATTTTTACACAAAAGCACAATACTCACCCTACTCTTAAGCCATTTCAAGCTCAAATAAATTTAAATTTAGTAGAATCTTAAAAATTAAAAAAGGCAAAGTATGTCACATTCAGAGCTTGAAAGTACTTATTTTGGTGCATTTATCATACTTTTACTAGCGACTTGTTCATTTTGTTTAATAACATTCTTATCTTCAAAAATAAGCAAAAAACTAGCCAACCGCAATACACAGCGTCTAAAACTTGGCTTTTACGAGTGTGGTCCAACCACCGTAAAACAGCCAAATAAGATAAATATCCACTACTTTTTTTATGGAATTTTATTTATTTTATTTGACGTTGAGGTCATCTTTATGTATCCGTGGGCGGTGGATTTTAGGCTACTTGGAATTTTTGGACTAATCGAAATGTTGCTTTTTGTGGCGATTTTACTTATCGGCTTTGCTTATGCTTGGCAAAAAGGAGTCTTTAAATGGCAAAGCATCAGATAAACTACGCTGCAAATGGCGGCTTGCCAGTAGTTTTAACAACCGTTGATAAGCTCGTTCAGTGGGGCAGGAGCAACTCTCTTTGGGCGCTTAGCTACGGGCTTGCATGCTGTGCGATCGAGATGATGGCAAGTGGCGCTAGCAGATATGACTTTGATAGATTTGGCACCATTTTTAGGGCAAGTCCAAGACACTCAGAGGTGATGATCATAGCTGGCACGCTGACTAAAAAACACGCTGAGTTTACAAGACGTCTTTATGATCAGATGCCTGAGCCAAAATGGGTCATCTCAATGGGTAGCTGTGCAAACACTGGCGGCATGTTTAACACCTATTCAACCGTTCAAGGTGTCGATCGCATAATCCCCGTCGATATATACATCCCGGGCTGTGCCCCGCGCCCAGAGACGCTTCAGTATGCACTTATGATGCTTCAAAAAAAGATAAGAAAACAAAGTGCATTTAGGGCGCAAAAGCCAAGAAAGCTAGATATATGAGAGAGTATAAGCCAAAAAACGACCTGCAAAAAAAGCAGTACTACAGCGAGAAATTTTATATCGCCAAAGAAACACCAAAAGAAGCAGCAAGTGGCTCTAAATTTGACGAAGAGCTAGCTGTTTTAGAGCAAAGCGGAGTGCAAATTTTATCTAGCTACGTGGAGTTTGATCAGCTTGTAGTTTATGTAAGTGAAAATTTTAAAGCGCTTGAAGCGTTAAAAAACTTTGGCTACGAGCAGCTTTGTGAGCTTGCGGCGGTTGATTATATAGCTCAAAAAGGCGGATACGAGGTATTTTATCAGCTTTTAAGTATCAGTAAAAATAGACGCACTCGCGTAAAATGCTTTGTAAAAAATGACGAAATGCTAAAAAGTGTTTGTGGGCTTTATAAAAGCGCAAACTGGGCTGAGCGCGAGATGTATGATCTAAGTGGAGTTTTAATAAAAGATCATCCAAATTTAAAGCGTCTCATCATGCCTGATGACTGGCACTCACACCCTCTTTTAAAGAGCTATCCGCTAGTTGGTGACGAGGCTGCTAAATGGTATGAGGTGGATAAAATTTTTGGCGCTGAGTTTAGAGAGCAGATCGGCGAAGAAAACCGCGACCCAGCATTCGTTGACGAGAAAGATACCTTTGGCTTTTCAAGGGTGTTTAGCAAAGAGTACGAGTATCAAGAAGAAGGTGGCGTAAAATTTGTCAAAAAGGCTAAATTTAGTCAGAGCCAGATAGTAAAGGAAAGACCTTGAGCCAGGCACCAAACCGCTTAAAACCATTTTTTGAGAATTTAGAATTTGAGCAAAATGATGGCAAGATGATACTAAATTTTGGCCCACAGCACCCAAGCGCTCACGGACAGCTTAAGCTTGTTCTTGAACTCGATGGCGAAAAGGTCGTTCGTGCCATGCCAGAGATTGGCTTCATGCACCGAGGCGTTGAAAAAATGGCTGAAAATATGACCTATCAGGAATTTATACCAGTGACTGACAGGGTGGATTACATCGCCTCAAGTGCTAACAACTACGCGTTTTGTGCGGCTGTAGAGAAGCTTTGTGGTATCGAAGTACCTCGCCGTGCTCAGATCATTAGAGTGATGCTTTTGGAGCTAAACCGCATCAGCTCGCACCTTTTATTTTTAGCCACGCACGCTCTTGACGTAGGGGCTATGAGCGTCTTTTTATACGCATTTAGAGAGCGCGAATACGTCCTTGATCTTATAGAAAAATATTGTGGTGCAAGGCTAACTCATAGCTCGATAAGGATCGGTGGCGTACCGCTTGACCTGCCAGATGGTTGGTGCGAAGAGCTGCTAGAGTTTTGTGAAAAATTTCCAAAAGATATCACACTTTATGAAGATCTGCTAAGCGAAAATAGAATTTGGCAAGCAAGGCTCGTGGATGTTGGTGTCATTAGCAAAGAGCTAGCCCTTAGTAGCGGCTGCTCTGGCGTCATGCTAAGAGCAAGTGGCATCGCGCGCGACATCAGAAAAGAAGAGCCTTATCTCATCTACGACGAGTTAGAATTTATCGTGCCATACGCTAATGAGGGCGATTGCTACGCAAGATATCTACTTTACATGAAAGAGATGCGTGAGTGTGTGAAAATTTTAAAGCAGTGTGTTAGCAAGTATCAGACCAGCAACCCTGCCATCATCGCTGACGCACCAGAATATGTGAGTGCTTCAAAAGAGCAGATCATGACTCAAAACTACTCACTAATGCAGCATTTTGTGCTAATAACTCAGGGGCTAAAACCCCCAAAAGGCGAAATTTACTTCGCTAGCGAGTCGCCAAAGGGCGAGCTAGGAATTTATATAAACTCAGATGGCAGCGCAAGCCCATATCGCCTAAAAATTCGCACGCCAAGCTTTTGGCACTGTGCTATTTACGAAGATTTATTAGTAGGTCAGTACGTCGCTGATGTCGCTACGATAATTGGTAGCACAAATATCATCTTAGGTGAGGTCGATAGATGAGAAGGGTCGATCTTAGGCACTTAAAGAGTGAGTTTTTGAGCGCTCTTGGACAGCAGATAAAGGCTGGCGAGGCTGGCGAAGTGATTATATTTTTATTTGAGATAGGCGATTTTAGCGGCGTGACAAAGGCTGTAAATTTAGCCTATAATCTAAACTGCGAAGTGATGAACTCGCTTAAATTTAACCAAGTTGATTGGTTATTAACCATAAAAAAGGGCAAGATATGAAATTTAATGATTTAATAGCAGGTAAAAGCTTAAGCATCGCAAATTTACTAAGCTTGAGCGATAAAAATTTAGCAAAAAAGATAAAAGAGCACGAGTTTAAGTACATCTCTTGCATCGAAGATAGCGAGCTTGGCGGCGAAAATTTAATCCGCTGCGAAATAGGCTCAATAAGCTACGTCTTGGCTCTTCTTTGCAAATACGCAAATTTATCTTGCGATGAGTTTTTTAGCGAGCTTGATGATGGGCTGATAAGCGGCGAGTGCAATGTTGGAGAAGAGGAATTTGAAGAGCTTGGCGAGTGGATAAAGGACGTTAAAAACATCATTATTGATGATTCATTTTTTACTCATCCAGATAAAGATGCGATCTTTTGGCTACTTGAAATTTTAGGCAAAAATGTCGTTTTAGCTGGTGGTTGCAGGAAAGAATTTAGTGATTATCACAAAATAGACGAGCTAAAAGAGCTTGAAAATTTTGACGGAGCAGTCGTTTATCTAAACAAAAACGCAAGCGATGAGATCGTGGGCGGCGTACAATTTGGTATCGTAGCAAAGGCAAAAGATGGCGATATGCTAGAGCTTAAAGCAAAAGATTTTAGCGTGAAGGCAAAATTTAAACTAGATCATTCGCTAAAAGGCACAGTTGCGATATTTGGCGCAAAAGAATTTGATGGATACGCATTTAAGCAAATAGTAGTTAGTAAATGAAAATAAGCATAAATGATCAAATTTTAGAAGCAGATGAGGGCGAGAGCATCCTAAATATCGCAAGAGCAAATGGAATTTATATCCCAGCTCTTTGCTATCTTAACGACTGCTCACCAACTCTTGCTTGTAGGCTTTGCATGGTCGAGGCAAATGGCAAAGTGGTCTATAGCTGCAACGCCAAAGCCAAAGAGGATATGCAAATTTATACAAATACGCCAGAAATCGCTGCCGAGCGAAATGCGATCATGCAGACTTACTGCGTAAATCATCCGATTCAATGTGGCGTTTGTGACAAAAGCGGCGAATGTGAACTACAAAATTTAACCACGCATCTAAAGGTAAATGAACAAAAATTTGCCATCGTTGACACGCACAAACCACATAAAAAATGGGGGCTAATCAACTACGATCCAGCTCTTTGCATAGTCTGCGAAAGATGTGTCACTGTTTGTAAGGATAGAATCGGAGAGAGTGCACTAAAGACCGTACCAAGGGGCGTTGAGGTGCCAAAAGAGCTAAAAGAGAGTATACCAAAAGATGCCTATGCAGTTTTTAGCAAGATGCAAAAAAGCCTAATAGGTCCAAGCGTGGGCGAGAGTCTTGACTGCTCATTTTGTGGCGAGTGTATCAGCGTTTGCCCTACTGGAGCACTTATTAGTTCGCATTTTCAATATAGCACAAATATCTGGGAGCTAAACCCTATCCCAGCAGCAAATCCACATCAAAGCGACTGCGAGCTAATTTACTATGACGTAAAAGAAAAGAGCGCTAGCGACAGAAGTAAGCAAATTTACCGCGTCAGCAATGATTTTACATTTGGCGAAATAAGTGGAGCAGCTAGGTTTGGCTATGACTTTCACAACGAGCTTGCCTGTAAGAATGAAGAGAAATTTGAAAAGATTGTTTTAAATATTAAAAATGGCACGATCAAAAATATAAAATTTAATAGCTTCATCACGAACGAAGAAGCCCTTATTTTAGAGCGTTTAAGAGAGAAATTTGATCTAAATCTAATAAACAATGAGGCGCTAAATTATCAAAAATTTTTAAATAAATTTAGCGAATTTAGCGGGCTTAGCTCATATAACGCAGACTTTGAAGATATTAAAAATAGCGATTTTATCATCAGTGCTGGTAGTTTTTTAAGACACGAAAGCCCAGTGACAAGCTTTAAGTTAAATAACGCTTTAAAAATGAATAAAGCAGCTGGAATTTACTTTCATCACATAGCCGATGAGATCGTTAAAAAATATTCTAAAAATTTTATCTATGTAGCGCATGAAGCTGGAAAATTAGAGCAAATTTTACTCTTTGTGCTTAAAAACTGGGGCGAAAATTTACCTAGCGCACTTACATCAAAACTTGAAAATTTTGATGAAAATTTTGGCTTAGATGTACCAGCTTTAAGCGAGGGCAAAAGCAAATTTACGCTCATTTTAGGAAGCGATTTTTACGCTCATGAAAATGCGAATTTACTAGCAGCACTTACTGGAGTGATCGCAAGAGCTACGCCTTTTCGTGTGATGCTAATACCACCACGCACAAACTCACTTGGCGTTGCTAAAATTTGCACTCTTACAAGAGAGAAAAAGCCTGGCAAGACGCTTGGCTATAACGAAAATGGCGATTATAAATTTAGCATTTTTGAAGGTGACATCGATGCTAGCGCGCTAAATCAGCAAGAAGGCACATTTACAAGCATAAATAACGCCCTAGTACCAACAAATGTGGCGATACCGCACAAAGGTTATTTTCTAAACGATATTGCAAACGCACTTGGACTAATGGCTAAAGATACGATTGATTACACGCCAAATTTACCAAAAGAAAAGGGTTATAGAGGCATTAAATTTGATGATTTAGAAAATTTTTACGCAAACGACGGCACAAGTCACAGAGGTTATAAACTAGAAATTTCAAATTTCACGCCAAATAATGATATAGAGCCACTTTTAAAAGATAGCAAGAGCATAAATTTAAAAGACGATGAGGCACTTATAAGTCTTGCAAATCCTATAAATTTGCCATCATTTTTTACAAACTATGCCACACAAACAGCCAAAAGAGCGAAGCTTTATGCAAGTAGCGAATTTATGGCTAAATTTGAAATTTCACAAAATGAAGCGATTATTTTAGAAAAAGATGGGCACAAGCTTGCCATTTGCGTAGAGCTTGATAGCGAACTTGGCGGAGTCGCTGCGTATTTAGGTGATTATGACGATAAGCTTGATGTGGGGGTTATATTTAATGGCAAAAGCTACGCCGTAGTTAAAATTATAAAGGCAAAAGATGAGTGAAACACTATTTTTTGTGCTAAGCACTATCGTTAAAGCCGTGGTCATCTTAGCCGTCATGGCAAGCCTTGCAGGGCTTGCAACTTATGCTGAGAGAAAGGTACTAGCCTACATGCAGCGCCGCGTGGGGCCTGATATGGTAGGGCCAGCTGGAATTTTACAGATAGTAGCTGACATGATAAAACTCTTTACAAAAGAGGACATCGTGCCAGCAAATACGAATAAATTTATCTTTTTAATAGCTCCACTAATATCAGCCATTGCCGCCTTTGCAGCGCTTGCACCTGTACCATTTTTGCCTGAGTTTGAAATTTTTGGGCATACATTACGTCCGATTCTCTCAGATATTAATGTTGGTATTTTATACATCGCTGGTGTTGCTTCAGTTTGCGTTTTCTCTCCACTTGCAGCAGGTCTTGCTAGCTATAATAAATTTGCACTAATTAGCGCAGCTCGTGCGGTCGTTTCGCTTCTTAGTTTTGAAATAGTCGCTGGCATGGCTCTTTTAAGCGTCGTAATGGTAACTAGTTCGCTATCACTTGTGGATATAAACAACTATCAAAAAGGAATTTTTGGCTGGCTTATATTCAAGCAGCCCCTTGCCTTTTTACTCTTTTTAATAGCAAGCTTCGTGGAGTGCAACAGAACGCCATTTTGCTTAACAGAAAACGAAACAGAGATAGTAGCAGGCTATGGCACCGAGTATAGCGGCATGAGATGGGCGATGTTTTTCATCGGCGAATACACAAATATGATCGCTGCTAGCATCATCATTACGATTTTATTTTTAGGTGGATTTAACGAATTTTTATTTATCCCAGGTGCTTTGATGATCATCTTAAAATCAAGCATTGTCTTTTTCTTTTTTCTTTGGGTAAGGGCTTCATGGGCACATTTAAGAGTTGATCAGTTAAGTGCATTTTGCTGGAAAATTTTGCTTCCGCTTGGAATTTTAAATATCGTAATCACTGGCTTTATGCTACTAATCTAAGGCGAAAAATGAGTGAGAAAAAATATATTTTAATAGATGAAAAGTTAAAGCCAAAGAGTGCGTTTGATAAATTTAAGCATTTCATCGCTGTCACATTTAAGCCTGATCTTTTGATCGGACTAAAAGTCACGATAAAGCAGATGCTCTTTAGCAAGTCACATACTTTAAAATACCCTATGCAAAAGATGGAGCTAAACGCTAGATATAGGGGTATTCACAAGCTTTTAAAATTTGTTGAAAGTGAAAATGAACGTTGCATTGGATGCGGGCTATGTGAGAAAATTTGCGTTAGCAACTGCATTTCGATGAAAACTTCACTATGCGAAGATGGCCGCAAAAAAGTCGCAAGCTACTCGATAAATTTAAGTAGATGCGTGTATTGTGGATTTTGCGCTGATGTTTGCCCTGAGCTCGCGATAGTCTGCGGACAAGAGTACGAAGTTACTAGCGAGAGTAGGATTATATTTGGCACAAAAGATGAATTTTTGACAAAGGATAAATTTTTAAAAGATCAAAGCGAGTTTGAAGGCTATGGCGCACTTCCTAAAAATGCTGACAGCTTAATCAAAAAGACGCCAAATGCATTTATAAGCGAAAATGAAAATGAGACAAAAAGTGATGAGTAGTATAAATTTTAAAAGGTCAAAAGATGTATGAGAGTTTTGCATTTTATCTTTTTAGTGCCTTGGTTTTAGTTAGCTTTTCTTTTAGCGTATTTTGTAAAAACGCACTAAATGCAGTCTCTGCGCTAGCTGCTGGCATGGTATTTATCTCGGCTATATTTTTCTTACTTGGAGCGGAATTTCTAGGCGTAGTGCAGATAATAGTCTACACAGGTGCTGTGGTCGTTTTATATGCATTTGCAATGATGTTTTTTGATAGTAGCAAAGAGTGTGAGCCAAAAAGTAGCAAAAAAGCAAAGATCACCATCTATCTTTTAAATAGTTTCATAGCACTTCTTTTGATATTTATATTTTTAGCACCTCTTTATGGTACAAAATTTGATGGATTAAGTCCCATTGCTAGCGAGCTTGGCAATATCGAGGCTATTGGAATTTTGCTTTTTAGCAAGTATTTAATCGCTTTTGAGATGTGTGCTGTAATGCTTCTTGTGGCAATGGTTGCTGGCATCATCTTGATACACAAAGATATGAATAGCCAAAGCAGCCTAGAGGAGATGATATGATAGGTCTTACACATTACCTCATCCTAGCAAGCCTAGTCTTTGTCATAGGGCTAATTGGCATAATGCGAAGAAGAAATTTGATCATGCTATTTTTTTCAAGTGAAATTTTACTAAACTCGGCAAATATCGCACTTGCTGCCATTTCAAAATACCACTTTGATCTAACTGGACAAATAGTTGCATTTTTTATAGTTGCCATCGCGGCTAGCGAGGTCGCCGTGGGACTTGGCTTACTCGTGCTTTGGTACAAAAAGACTGGCAGCATTAGCCTAGAGTCGATGACAAATATGAAAGGCTAAGAGATGATTTTATTTTGCATTTCACTATTTTTTCCACTTCTTAGCTTTATCGTCTCTGGACTCTTTTCACATAATAGTAAAAATTTTTTACTTGGTATCTTTTGCTCACTTTTAATGATAATTAGTACAACCGCCTCGCTCATGCTAACAGCTAGCCTTGGCATAGATGAACCATTAAATTTATCACTAAAAGAATTTATAAATTTTGGCGGTCTGGATTTAAATTTTGGCTTCTATCTTGACGCCATTAGCCTTGTTATGCTTAGCACCGTTGGTATCGTAGCAAGTATCGTGCATATCTACTCGGTTGGCTACATGAGAGATGATGCAAGCTTTAACCGCTTTTTTAGCTACTTGGGGCTCTTTGTCTTTTGCATGAACGTCCTTGTCTCAAGCGATAACTTTATAGGGCTATTTATCGGCTGGGAGGGCGTTGGACTTTGCTCGTGGCTACTCATTGGCTTTTGGTATAAAAAGCCTAGCGCAAACGTCGCTGCAAACGAAGCCTTTATAATGAATAGGGTCGCTGATCTAGCCATGCTTGTTGGCATTTTTTATATATTTTATAGCTTTGGCTCACTTAAATTTAGCGAGGTTTTTAACGCTAGAAGCGACTTTTCTGGGCTAAATTTAGGCATCATCGCCACACTTCTTTTTATAGGCGCCATGGGTAAAAGTGCACAGTTTCCATTTCACACTTGGCTTGCAAACGCTATGGAGGGGCCAACTCCAGTTTCTGCACTCATTCACGCTGCGACCATGGTAACGGCTGGCGTTTATCTAGTCATACGCGCGAATTTCATCTTTGTAAACGTGCCTGAAGTTTCGCACTTTATAGCCTACCTTGGCACATTTGTAGCGATATTTGCCGCAAGCATCGCACTTGTGCATAACGACCTTAAAAAAATAGTCGCCTACTCGACGCTTTCGCAGCTTGGTTATATGTTCGTAGCTGCTGGCCTTGGCGCTTATAAGATCGCGCTTTTTCACCTTGTCACGCATGCATTTTTCAAATCACTTCTATTTTTATGCGCTGGCAACGTCATGCACGCGATGAATGATGAGCTAAATATCAAAAAAATGGGCGGACTTTATAAATTTATGAAGCCAACGGCACTTCTTTCTATCATCGCAAGCTGCGCACTAGCTGGCTTTTATCCATTTGCTGGGTTTTTCTCGAAGGATAAAATTTTAGAGGTTGCGTTTAGCGAGAATCAAATTTTGTGGGCTATTTTGCTATTTGGTGCAATGCTTACGGCATTTTATAGCTTTAGGCTCGTTATGCTTGTATTTTTTGCAAAACCAAAGAGCGAGAAACATGTGCATGAAGCTAAAAATTACATGCTAGCTGGCATGGCAGCACTTGGTGTGCTCTCTATCATTAGCGGCTTTTTTTGGAGCAACTTTAGTGGATTTTTAGAAAAAAGCTTAAAAGATTTTTCACTAAATTTATCTCATGGCAGCGAAATTTTTTTACTTATTTTAACACTTAGTCTAGTGCTAGCAAGCGCTGGCTTTGCAGTATTTGCTTATAAAAAAGAAATTTTTAAAGAGAGTGTTTGTAAGAGCAGAATTTATAAAATTTTACAAAATGCCTACTTTATCCCAAAATTTTATGAGAAATTTTTTATAAATGACTACACAAGGCTATCTCAAAATTGCAAAAAATTTGACGAGATGATAATCGATAAAAGCGTCGATCTAGTCGCACTTGCCTTTACTAAATTTGCATATTTAGCAAACAAAATGCAAAGCGGCGACTTAAGCATCATGCTTAGGTTTATGGTTGCAGGATTTGCCTTGCTTTTAAGCTTTATATTTTTATTAAACGGAGCCAAATAATGCTAAATGTCATCATATTTTTCCCTGCCATTAGTGCTATGCTTGGCTTCTTGATAGAAAATAAAAGTATCAAATTTTACGGAGCAAGCATCGCTCTTATTGAGCTTTTGTTAGCCATTTTTATCTGTTTTAATGTTGATTTTAAAGGCTATGAGTTCGTGCTCATGCATCAAGTCCCGCTCATACCAAGCCTAAATATCAGCTATTTTGTCGGCATCGATACCATTTCGCTAACACTTATCGTACTTAGTGCATTTATGAGCTTCATCTCTATCGCCGCACTTAGTGATGATGGAAATTTAAAGCATCTAATTATTAGCGTGTTATTTTTAGAGAGCACGATGATGGGCGTCTTTAGCGCACTTGATATGATCTTGTTTTATAGCTTTTGGGAGCTTAGCCTCATACCGCTTCTTTACATCATCGGCGCATTTGGCAGTAAAAATAGAATTTACGCTGCGATTAAATTTTTCATCTATACATTTTTGGGCTCTGTCTTTATGCTAGTAGCGATCATCTTTATCGGCTATTTGTGCTATCAAAAAAGTGGCGTCTTTAGTTTTAGCTTGCTTGACTGGTATAAGCTTGGCATCGGAGAAAATGCTCAAATTTGGCTATTTTTAGCATTTTTCTTTGCTTTTGGCGTGAAAACTCCATTATTTCCATTTCACACGTGGCTACCTTACGCGCACGGACAGGCTCCGACTATCGGCTCAGTTTTGCTTGCTAGCGTGCTTTTAAAGATGGGCACTTACGGCTTTGTGAGATTTTCACTCCCACTTTTTCCAGACGCGAGCCTACTTTTAAGTGGCTTTGTCTGCGTCATAGCCATCATTATGATCATCTACGCAGCCCTCGTTGCCTACGCACAAAGCGACATGAAGCAAGTGATCGCTTATAGCTCCATTTCACACATGGGCGTCATCATGCTTGGCATTTTTTCACTAAATTTAATAGGCCTTGGTGGCTCAATATTTTTGATGATAAGCCACGGCATCGTTAGTGGCGCTTTGTTCTTGCTAGTTGGCGTCATCTACGAAAGAGCTCACACAAAAGAAATTTGCGAATTTGGCGGCCTTGCTAAGGTGATGCCAAAATACGCACTCATATTTTTTATAGCAACGCTTGCAAGTATCGGCCTGCCACTAACTATTGGCTTTGTGGGCGAGTTTTTGAGCTTACTTGGCGTATTTAAGCTAAATAAGCTCTTTGCGCTACTTGGTGGCTTTAGCATCATCGTGGGTGCTGTTTATATGCTAGTGCTTTATAAAAGGGTCTTTTTTGGCGAGTGTAAGGAGAAAAATTTAAGCCTAAAGGATCTAAATTTTAAAGAGTTAGCCACTCTTGTGCCACTTTGTTTGCTCATAATCATTCTTGGCATCGCACCAAATTTGATACTAAAACCGCTTGAGCCAAGCGTACAAAATATCATAAATAAAATGCAAACTAGAGCCGTAAATAGCGATACAAAGGATAAAATTTTATCTTTAAATGGCGGGAGCAAACTATGAACGAAATAGCCTTTTTAGACCTTAAAGAAATTTCTTTATCTTCGGTTGCTCCGATGCTTAGCATGATAATCTTTGCGCTTTTTATTTTAATCGTTGGCACCATAAAAAAAGATCTTTCAAGAAATTTCTACTGCGTATTTTGTATCATCGCAATATTTGTAAATTTGGGCCTAATACTTGATTTTAACGGTCTTAGCCTTAGCTTTTGGGATATGCTTCTAGTTGATGGAGTTTCGGTCATTTCTCAAGTCATTATCTTAATCGCCTCAGCCCTTTTTATCCCACTCGCACTTAGCACAAAAGAGTATTTTGAGTACAAAATTTATGAGTATTACGCGCTATTTTTGTTTATGATTGCTGGATTTTTGTTTATGGTGAGCTCAAATAACTTACTCATCATCTTTTTAGGACTTGAGATCAGCTCACTTTGCCTCTACACCCTAATAGCCCTTCACAACAAGGCAAAAAGCGTCGAGGCTGCTATAAAATACTTTGCGATGGGATCGCTCTCAGCTGGCTTTTTTGCGATGGTAATAGCGATGTTTTATCTAGCCACAAACTCAATAGACATCGCTCGTATCGGCGTTATAATAAAAGATCTTAGCCTAAATCAAAATTTGATCATTTTATTAGGCTGCGTTTTCATCGCCTCTGCCATTGGTTTTAAACTCTCGCTCATACCATTTCACACATGGATACCAGACGTTTACGAGGGCTCAAATGCCCCACTTGCTGGCTATATGTCGATAGTGCCAAAGGTGGCAGCTTTTATCGTCGCGTTAAGAATTTTTGCGATGCTTGAAGGCTCACAAATTTCATGGATAAAAGATATGCTCTACATCATCGCCGTGCTTACGA harbors:
- the nuoN gene encoding NADH-quinone oxidoreductase subunit NuoN; translated protein: MNEIAFLDLKEISLSSVAPMLSMIIFALFILIVGTIKKDLSRNFYCVFCIIAIFVNLGLILDFNGLSLSFWDMLLVDGVSVISQVIILIASALFIPLALSTKEYFEYKIYEYYALFLFMIAGFLFMVSSNNLLIIFLGLEISSLCLYTLIALHNKAKSVEAAIKYFAMGSLSAGFFAMVIAMFYLATNSIDIARIGVIIKDLSLNQNLIILLGCVFIASAIGFKLSLIPFHTWIPDVYEGSNAPLAGYMSIVPKVAAFIVALRIFAMLEGSQISWIKDMLYIIAVLTMSLANIMALVQKDVKRMLAFSSIAHAGVVLCALVANSHEANVALFFYWIMFLFANLGAFSMLWVARCDDVVCWDKRFKHPFEKFSGLIKILPSYAVIMGIFMIALAGIPPFSVFWGKMVLISSLIKSDYVVLSLIIMINSAIAIYYYLKLIVFMFLKEPIVKDKNLYTANISMALKVIVGIAVAGTAFSFLFSGAILEFIEHFVFASGF
- the nuoL gene encoding NADH-quinone oxidoreductase subunit L, producing the protein MILFCISLFFPLLSFIVSGLFSHNSKNFLLGIFCSLLMIISTTASLMLTASLGIDEPLNLSLKEFINFGGLDLNFGFYLDAISLVMLSTVGIVASIVHIYSVGYMRDDASFNRFFSYLGLFVFCMNVLVSSDNFIGLFIGWEGVGLCSWLLIGFWYKKPSANVAANEAFIMNRVADLAMLVGIFYIFYSFGSLKFSEVFNARSDFSGLNLGIIATLLFIGAMGKSAQFPFHTWLANAMEGPTPVSALIHAATMVTAGVYLVIRANFIFVNVPEVSHFIAYLGTFVAIFAASIALVHNDLKKIVAYSTLSQLGYMFVAAGLGAYKIALFHLVTHAFFKSLLFLCAGNVMHAMNDELNIKKMGGLYKFMKPTALLSIIASCALAGFYPFAGFFSKDKILEVAFSENQILWAILLFGAMLTAFYSFRLVMLVFFAKPKSEKHVHEAKNYMLAGMAALGVLSIISGFFWSNFSGFLEKSLKDFSLNLSHGSEIFLLILTLSLVLASAGFAVFAYKKEIFKESVCKSRIYKILQNAYFIPKFYEKFFINDYTRLSQNCKKFDEMIIDKSVDLVALAFTKFAYLANKMQSGDLSIMLRFMVAGFALLLSFIFLLNGAK
- a CDS encoding NADH-quinone oxidoreductase subunit M, which codes for MLNVIIFFPAISAMLGFLIENKSIKFYGASIALIELLLAIFICFNVDFKGYEFVLMHQVPLIPSLNISYFVGIDTISLTLIVLSAFMSFISIAALSDDGNLKHLIISVLFLESTMMGVFSALDMILFYSFWELSLIPLLYIIGAFGSKNRIYAAIKFFIYTFLGSVFMLVAIIFIGYLCYQKSGVFSFSLLDWYKLGIGENAQIWLFLAFFFAFGVKTPLFPFHTWLPYAHGQAPTIGSVLLASVLLKMGTYGFVRFSLPLFPDASLLLSGFVCVIAIIMIIYAALVAYAQSDMKQVIAYSSISHMGVIMLGIFSLNLIGLGGSIFLMISHGIVSGALFLLVGVIYERAHTKEICEFGGLAKVMPKYALIFFIATLASIGLPLTIGFVGEFLSLLGVFKLNKLFALLGGFSIIVGAVYMLVLYKRVFFGECKEKNLSLKDLNFKELATLVPLCLLIIILGIAPNLILKPLEPSVQNIINKMQTRAVNSDTKDKILSLNGGSKL